In Nicotiana tabacum cultivar K326 chromosome 17, ASM71507v2, whole genome shotgun sequence, one DNA window encodes the following:
- the LOC107777941 gene encoding uncharacterized protein LOC107777941 has protein sequence MMKEPLEFSESSSKNSPCLSIEEKLKDHSNKSGGVRPYVRSQMPRLRWTQDLHRSFVHAVERLGGEDRATPKMVLQLMDVKGLTISHVKSHLQMYRSMKHEQMMQAEAEAANGGKRNRMDGAANGNYHHYYNINDKAFFGAHPWKHMQETKENRIMGLEGKSNYYTMFRDIFNGHNVQDVGDGNKVVREASSLSNKSPSASIIETTGEEDFSSSTMSLDLEPSASLDVNNISLELTLA, from the exons ATGATGAAGGAGCCGTTAGAATTCTCTGAAAGTTCTTCCAAAAATTCTCCTTGTTTATCCATTGAAGAGAAGTTGAAAGATCATAGCAATAAATCTGGAGGGGTAAGACCATATGTTAGATCCCAAATGCCGCGACTCCGATGGACACAAGATCTTCATCGCAGTTTTGTGCATGCTGTTGAGAGACTTGGTGGAGAAGATC GAGCAACTCCAAAGATGGTGCTACAGTTGATGGATGTGAAGGGCCTGACTATATCTCACGTAAAAAGTCACCTTCAG ATGTACAGAAGCATGAAGCATGAACAGATGATGCAAG CTGAAGCAGAAGCTGCAAATGGGGGTAAAAGGAATAGAATGGATGGGGCAGCCAATGGGAACTATCATCACTACTACAATATTAATGACAAAGCCTTCTTTGGTGCCCATCCTTG GAAACATATGCAAGAGACCAAGGAAAATAGGATCATGGGATTGGAAGGAAAGTCTAATTATTACACCATGTTCAGGGATATTTTCAATGGCCACAATGTTCAA GATGTTGGCGACGGGAATAAAGTGGTACGAGAAGCTAGCAGTTTGTCAAATAAGAGTCCATCTGCTTCAATTATTGAAACTACAGGAGAGGAAGATTTCTCCAGTAGCACCATGTCCTTAGACTTAGAGCCATCTGCCAGTTTAGATGTGAATAATATCTCTCTTGAGCTCACCCTTGCTTAG
- the LOC107777935 gene encoding L-ascorbate oxidase homolog — MREKSNVHSAILTILVLLTLQRVYCDNPYRYYTWKITYGDIYPLGVKQQGILINGQFPGPQIDCVTNDNLIISVYNYLNEPFLISWNGLQQRRNSWQNGVYGTTCPIPPGKNFTYTLQAKDQIGSYFYFPSLAMHKAAGGYGAIRVYSRPRIPVPFPPPANDFTVLAGDLYKRSHRQLKYILDSGHNLPLPDGLIINGRGWNGYTFTVDQGKTYRFRISNVGMATSINFRIQGHTMKLVEVEGSHTLQTSYTSLDIHLGQSYSVLVTANQPPKDYYVVVSSRFTRRVLTTTAVLHYSNSWTQVSGPVPGGPTTQINWSIYQARSIRWNLTASGPRPNPQGSYHYGLIKPSRTIILANSAPYINGKQRYAVNSVSYVDPDTPLKLADYFKIGGVFNLGSISDQPYNGNGYLGTPVMAANFRSYVEIVFQNWENSVQSWHIDGYSFFVVGMNGGQWTPASRSHYNLRDTVARCTTQVYPKSWTAIYMALDNVGMWNIRSEDWSRRYLGQQFYLRVYSSSNSWRDELPIPKNALLCGRARHHRTRPL; from the exons ATGAGGGAGAAGAGCAATGTTCATTCTGCCATTCTCACTATCCTTGTGTTACTTACTCTACAAAGGGTATATTGTGACAATCCTTACCGATATTACACTTGGAAAATCACTTACGGAGACATTTATCCTTTGGGTGTCAAACAACAG GGGATCTTGATTAATGGGCAGTTTCCAGGGCCACAGATTGACTGTGTTACAAATGACAATTTGATTATCAGTGTCTACAACTACTTGAATGAGCCTTTCCTCATTTCTTG GAATGGTTTACAACAAAGGAGAAACTCATGGCAAAATGGAGTTTATGGCACAACTTGTCCAATTCCACCTGGGAAAAACTTCACTTATACCCTCCAAGCAAAAGACCAAATAGGTAGTTATTTCTACTTCCCATCACTAGCAATGCACAAGGCAGCAGGGGGATATGGTGCCATCCGAGTCTATAGTCGTCCTCGAATTCCAGTACCTTTCCCTCCACCTGCTAATGATTTCACTGTACTAGCTGGAGACTTGTACAAGAGAAGTCACAGG CAACTGAAGTACATTTTAGATAGTGGTCATAATCTTCCTTTACCTGATGGTCTTATTATCAATGGTCGGGGATGGAACGGATACACATTTACAGTTGATCAAG GTAAGACATACAGGTTCAGGATATCTAATGTGGGGATGGCAACATCAATTAATTTCAGAATTCAAGGGCACACAATGAAACTAGTTGAAGTTGAGGGATCACATACACTCCAAACCTCCTACACTTCACTTGACATCCATTTAGGACAGTCTTATTCAGTTTTAGTCACTGCTAACCAGCCTCCAAAGGACTACTATGTCGTGGTTTCTTCACGCTTTACTAGACGAGTTCTAACCACCACTGCTGTTCTTCACTACAGCAACTCATGGACACAAGTCTCTGGACCTGTCCCTGGAGGGCCTACTACTCAAATTAATTGGTCCATTTACCAGGCCAGATCTATACG TTGGAATCTAACTGCAAGTGGACCAAGGCCAAATCCTCAAGGTTCTTATCATTATGGGTTGATCAAGCCTTCGCGTACAATCATTCTTGCCAACTCTGCCCCATATATAAACGGCAAACAGAGATATGCTGTCAACAGTGTCTCGTATGTTGATCCGGACACACCATTAAAGCTGGCTGATTACTTCAAAATTGGGGGAGTGTTCAACCTTGGTAGCATCTCTGACCAGCCCTACAATGGAAATGGTTATCTTGGAACCCCTGTTATGGCTGCTAACTTCAGATCTTACGTTGAGATTGTTTTCCAAAATTGGGAGAACAGTGTCCAGTCATGGCACATTGATGGCTATTCTTTCTTTGTTGTCGG TATGAATGGTGGACAATGGACTCCAGCGAGCAGATCGCACTACAACTTAAGGGACACGGTTGCACGTTGCACCACTCAG GTGTACCCCAAGTCATGGACTGCAATATACATGGCATTGGATAATGTAGGAATGTGGAACATAAGGTCTGAGGATTGGTCAAGGAGGTATTTGGGACAGCAGTTCTACTTAAGAGTTTACTCCTCATCAAATTCTTGGAGAGATGAACTTCCAATACCAAAGAATGCTCTCCTTTGTGGCCGAGCTAGACATCACCGCACTAGGCCTCTTTGA